DNA from Pseudomonadota bacterium:
GAATCGCAAAACTTTTTTCCGACAATGCGGGCAGCAAAACCGTATTGCCCGGCAACGCTTGCAGAGGCGAACGAAAATCCGCTTCCCGCTGCAAGCGTCCAGCCAGAAAAACCCGGTCGATGACAAAGCCGGCCAGATCATCCAGCAGAATCGCGTCGGCCCGGTAACCCGGAGCCACCGCCCCACGTTTTTTTAAACCGAAATAACGAGCCGGATTAATGGTCGCCATCTGAATGGCCGTCAGCGGATCCAGTCCCCCGGCAATCGCTTTGCGAATGGAGTAATCCAGATGTCCTTTATCCAGCAGGTCACCGACATGACGATCATCGGAAACCAGGGAACAGTTGGCTTGGTTATGGCGGTTGATCAGAGGAATGAGATCGTCCAGATTATGTTCACGCGACCCCTCTCTGAGCATCAGATGCATTCCGGCGCGCAGTTTTTCCCTGGCTTCGCTCAGGGTCGTCGCCTCATGATCGCTGCCCGGCCCGGCCAGGATATAGGCGTTCAGGTCGAAACCGGAGAGCTGCGGAGCATGTCCGTCGATAATCCGCCCCGCGCAAGCCCTGATTTTGGCCATGGTTTCAGGCTCCCGCTTAAGCACCCCCGGAAAATTCATGACCTCGGCCAGACCGAGCAGGCGTTCAGGATATTTTTGCAACAACTCCGTCACGGCGACCGCGTCCAACCGGTCCCCGGCGGTCTCCATAGTGGTGGACGGCACGCAGGCAGGAACCATGAAAAAGAAAGAGACCGGCAATCCGGCGGTCGCGGCCAGCATAAATTCGACCCCGTCCACCCCCATCACGTTAGCAATCTCGTGCGGGTCGGCAACCACGGCCGCCGTCCCGTGCGCCGCCACCAGACGGGCAAACTCGGCCGGCAGAATCTGGCTTGATTCGATATGAATATGGCCCTCGATCAGGCCGGGAACCAGATACCGGCCGCCGCAATCGATCTGCTCACGGGCCGGGTAATCACCCAGTCCTAAAAAGATACCATCGGCGATCGCGACCGAGGTCGCGTGAATCTCCCCGGACAAGACATTGACCAGGCGCAGATTGCGCAGCAGAAGATCTGCCGGCATCCGGCCCCGGGCGAGTTCAAGATAATAATCAATCTTTTTCATAGAAGATTACGCTTTGCTGAACTGCCGCTCGGCGGCCGACCATGCGCAATAAGGATAAAGAACCAGCTGAGAATTATAGTAACGCAGTTCCGCGGAAACTTCGGCGCCGAGCCAGGGCGGCCGGGGAAAATCCTGCTCAACCGTCTCCAGCTCGATTTCGGCGACCACCAACCCCTGATTCGCGCCCGAAAAAACATCGATTTCCCAAGTAAAACCGCCATACTCGACATGATAACGCCGTTTTTCGATCACCGGCGATCGACAAAGACCGGCCAGCATTTCCTCGGCCTCGGCTAGCGGCAGCGGATATTCATATTCGTGCCGCACGGTTCCCGGAGTGCTGCTCTTGATATTGAGCCAGGCTCGGCAACCGCCGATTCGAACCCGAATCGAGTTCTTTTCGTTATGGCTGAGATAACCCTGACGCAACCCCACTCCGACATCGGCTTGCAGCCGCCAGCTCTCATCTTGCAACAGAAATTTTCGTTCAATCTCAAGCGCCATCGATGCTTCCCCTTCTTCTCGGTCACCCGAGATTTCCAGCCGCCCGCTTCCCGGCCAAACCCGACGGAAAATCTAATGCGGGAGCGAGCTCCGCAACCCAAAGGGCCCTTACGGCCCGCAAATAAGTGCTCTTATCAGAACATTTTCTTGTTTTTGTGGTTGAAAAAATTGTTGAAAAAAACAAGAAAATGTTCTGTAAGGTTCTAAACGCCGTGATTATACGAGCGTCGCTAGCGCAACAACTGCCGGACGGCGGCGCGGGCTTCAGCGATGATTTCTTTTTCCCCCGGCACCCGCCGCTGGTGCATCAGCACCCGGCCGGCGACGATCGTGGTATCGACCACGGCGCCGGAGGCCGAATAAACCAGA
Protein-coding regions in this window:
- the ade gene encoding adenine deaminase, with the protein product MKKIDYYLELARGRMPADLLLRNLRLVNVLSGEIHATSVAIADGIFLGLGDYPAREQIDCGGRYLVPGLIEGHIHIESSQILPAEFARLVAAHGTAAVVADPHEIANVMGVDGVEFMLAATAGLPVSFFFMVPACVPSTTMETAGDRLDAVAVTELLQKYPERLLGLAEVMNFPGVLKREPETMAKIRACAGRIIDGHAPQLSGFDLNAYILAGPGSDHEATTLSEAREKLRAGMHLMLREGSREHNLDDLIPLINRHNQANCSLVSDDRHVGDLLDKGHLDYSIRKAIAGGLDPLTAIQMATINPARYFGLKKRGAVAPGYRADAILLDDLAGFVIDRVFLAGRLQREADFRSPLQALPGNTVLLPALSEKSFAIPVRGRGLLVIGMIPGQLVTRKLILDAKLEEGLAVADPERDLAKLAVLERHHGSGRIGLGFVQGLGLRRGALAGTVAHDAHNLIVAGVSDADMLLAAQTVKAMGGGLAVVANGRVLGRLPLPVAGLMSVEKAETTAAALKKLQAQAAFLGAEHDPFMTISFLALPVIPALKLTDRGLVDVERFQLVELWSEPA
- a CDS encoding CYTH domain-containing protein, yielding MALEIERKFLLQDESWRLQADVGVGLRQGYLSHNEKNSIRVRIGGCRAWLNIKSSTPGTVRHEYEYPLPLAEAEEMLAGLCRSPVIEKRRYHVEYGGFTWEIDVFSGANQGLVVAEIELETVEQDFPRPPWLGAEVSAELRYYNSQLVLYPYCAWSAAERQFSKA